A window from Heliangelus exortis chromosome 17, bHelExo1.hap1, whole genome shotgun sequence encodes these proteins:
- the LOC139804297 gene encoding hemoglobin subunit alpha-D — protein MLTAEDKKLITQIWDKIQGCQEDVGAETLTRMFVTYPQTKTYFPHFDLSPGSDQIRGHGKKVVAALGTAVKSLDNLSQALSELSNLHAYNLRVDPVNFKLLAQCLQVVLATHLTKDYSPEVHAAFDKFLSAVAAVLAEKYR, from the exons ATGCTGACCGCCGAGGACAAGAAGCTGATTACCCAGATCTGGGACAAGATCCAAGGCTGCCAGGAGGATGTTGGAGCCGAAACCCTGACGAG GATGTTCGTCACCTACCCCCAGACCAAGACCTACTTCCCCCACTTCGACCTGTCACCAGGCTCTGACCAGATCCGTGGCCACGGCAAGAAGGTTGTGGCCGCCCTGGGCACTGCTGTCAAGAGCCTGGACAACCTCAGCCAGGCTTTGTCCGAGCTCAGCAACCTCCATGCCTACAACCTGCGTGTTGACCCTGTCAACTTCAAG ctgctggcacagtgCCTGCAGGTGGTGCTGGCCACTCATCTGACCAAGGATTACAGCCCTGAGGTTCACGCTGCCTTCGACAAGTTCCTGTCGGCCgtggctgctgtgctggctgagAAGTACAGATAA
- the LOC139804296 gene encoding hemoglobin subunit alpha-A: MVLSAADKTNVKGVFAKIGGQAEEYGAETLARMFATYPQTKTYFPHFDLSPGSAQVKGHGKKVAAALVEAVNNIDDIAGALSKLSDLHAQKLRVDPVNFKLLGQCFLVVVAIRNPAVLTPEVHASLDKFLCAVGTVLTAKYR, from the exons ATGGTGCTGTCTGCCGCTGACAAGACCAACGTGAAGGGCGTCTTCGCCAAAATCGGCGGCCAGGCCGAGGAGTATGGCGCCGAGACCCTGGCGAG GATGTTTGCCACCTACCCCCAGACCAAGACCTACTTCCCCCACTTTGACCTGTCACCGGGGTCTGCCCAGGTCAAGGGGCACGGCAAGAAGGTGGCAGCTGCACTGGTCGAGGCTGTCAACAACATCGATGACATCGCTGGTGCCCTCTCCAAGCTCAGCGACCTCCACGCCCAAAAGCTCCGCGTGGACCCTGTCAACTTCAAA ctgctgggccaATGCTtcctggtggtggtggccaTCCGCAACCCTGCTGTCCTGACCCCGGAGGTCCACGCTTCCCTGGACAAGTTCCTGTGTGCCGTGGGCACCGTGCTGACCGCCAAGTACCGCTAA